Within the Kingella potus genome, the region TTCCCATTCTTTGCCGTTGCGGCGCAGGTAGTAGGCGGGCATGGCTGGCTCCTTTCGGGTTGATTCGGGTAAATGGGTGGGTATGATGCGGGTTCCTACTTCTAGTGTTACCCAATCTGCATCATTCCCCTAAAACACGCCTTTCTCACTTGTGGCGGGTTTTTCAAAACTGTTTTGGGGGTTGCGAGTAACCGCAAGGTCTCGGCGTTTCACTAGAACGTAGGACAACCCCCGCCCATTTTGGGCATTTCCTAAACTCTTAAATCTAGTGAGGTTCAAATGAACTTAGTTAAATCTTTTGGCGAAATCGCCGTTTCTTTCCGTAATGATGGTTTTCTCAACGCTACTCAAATTGCGAAACATTTTGGCAAGCGCGTTCCTGATTTTTTTAAAAAACGAACAAAATCAAGAATATATCTCTGCTTTGCAGAACATTGTCAAAACAAAAATCGTCTTGGATAAAAATCAATTAGTTATCGTGAAGCATGGCGGCAACCAAAACGGCACATGGCTGCATCCAAACTTGCCATCCATTTCGCCCGCTGGCTTGACCCGCGTTTTGCCGTTTGGTGCGACGAGCAATCGAGCAGATTCTTGGAGGCCGTCTGAAAAGCCGAATCCCGCACGACATCCGACGAACGTACCGCGCTGCGGCAGGCGGTGTCCGCTTTGGTGGGGCTGCGCGGGTGGACTACTCCACGGCCTACAATATGGTGCATCAGCGTTTCGGCGTGGAGGCCATCGAAGACATTCCGCGCGAATCTCTGCCCGATGCGGTGCGCTACGTCCATGCGCTCACCTTTGGACAATGCTTGACGGGCGAGGTGCTGGAAAAGATTGAAAGGCCGTCTGAAAAGCAGTTTTCCGCCGATGAAATCCATGCTATCGGGTGTGCGCCAAGTATTTGGGCGGACTGCTCGGAGTTTCTCTATCCGCTTTCCGATGCGCTGCGCGGTGTGGGCAGCCGTTTTTCCGGCCGTGCTTTTTTCGCTGGCGCAGGAGCCGCATTTTTGGCTGGATACGGTGCAGCGGGCTTTGGCCAGGGTAAACGGGTCTGCGGTGCGCGGTTTGTGATGTGAACATGGTTTTTCCCTGTGCGGCCGTCTGTTTTCAGGCGGCTTTTTTGCTACATAACGGGTTCGTAGGGCGGCCGTATGGTGCTTTTGTCGGCCTGCTCTGTTTGGGCTTCGCGCTGTTTCTGCCGCGCTTGGGCGGCGGCAAATTCTTCTGCCATGCGCAGGTAGTTTTCTTTTGCGGGGGTCGGGGGCAAAGACGGCGGGCTTGATTTCCTGCCGCTCTATGCTTTGCACGGCGGGGTGTTCGCAGCCGCCGGATATGGCCAAGAGGGCGAGGGTGGCGGCGAATACCGCCCATGCTGTGATTTTTTCGAGGCTCATGTTTTTTCCTTTTTCCTTTTTCCTTGTTTTTTCAGGCCGCCTCCCCGCACCTGTTCGCGGGGAGGCCGTCTGAAACGGCGGTTTCTTCGTACCGCCCGCGCCGCGCCTGCCAAGGATTGCTTGTGAGGTAGGCAGGCCGCGCGTGGTCGGGGTTTGCTGCGGCGGAACTTGCCGTGCCGCGCCCACTGTCCGACTGACGGCGCGGCATTGTCGGGGTTTGTTTGTTCGGGTTATGCGGGGTGGTTTTGTTCCCATTGGTATTCGTCGATTTGCTCGGCGATTTGTTCGGCGGCCTGTTGTTCCAGCACCTGCATGATTTCGTTCCATGCGGCGGTGCTGACTTTGCGGTAGAGGGTGTCGATGGTTTGGCCTGCGCTCATGTGGGCGGCCAGCTCGGCGGCGGCGGCTCTTTGGGCATAGGGGCGGGCGATGAGGAAGCGGATTCGTTCGTCGCTGATGTTCATGCTGCTTTCCTTGTTTGGATTCGGGGGTCGCTGCCGCGCATGAGGGGGCGGCTTTGAGGGCGCAATACTCCGCCCATGTGGGTATCGGCAGGGGCAGGGCGAGTGGCGGCCCGCCCATCAGCTCCAAGGTTTCTTTGTTGAAGGCTTCAAAATCGCTTTGGCCGCAGCTTTCGTAGTCTTCTTGGCAGAGGTCGTCGGCTTCCACCCATGCGGCCAGCAGTTCGGGCAGGCTGTGGCGGCTGTGCCATTGCGCCTGCTGATACGCGGCTTCGTTGGCTCTTTCTTCTTCGTCTTCTGCGGCTTCGGCCAAATCAAGGGCGCGGTAGTAGGCGGCTTCCAGGGCAAGGTGGTAGCCGTCGGCGCGGCTTTGGATGTCTGCGGTGTTCATGACGGGCTTCCTTGGGTGGGTTGTTTTGATGGGTGTAGTATAGCAAAGCTAGCGAATACATCAATAGCAAAGATAAGATTTAATGTAGCAGAGTTAATATAGCATTGATTTTATTGAT harbors:
- a CDS encoding KilA-N domain-containing protein, with amino-acid sequence MAASKLAIHFARWLDPRFAVWCDEQSSRFLEAV